The following are encoded together in the Poseidonibacter lekithochrous genome:
- the tgt gene encoding tRNA guanosine(34) transglycosylase Tgt has product MQFKLEATRNKARAATITTAHSTIKTPVFMPVGTQGTVKALDANDLLSMGAKIILGNTYHLYLRPGSPLIKKMGGLHGFSKFPNSFLTDSGGFQAFSLSDNSKPDANGIMFKSHIDGSKHYFTPESVLDTQYELGSDIMMILDDLVALPNTKERIKESIERTTDWAKKAITYHKSQQEKGIGVDQNIFAIIQGGTDKEFREISAKQLCALEDYDGFAIGGLSVGEPNQDMYETVEWTTQFMPEDKPRYLMGVGTPEDLIENIHRGVDMFDCVMPTRNARNGTLFTSFGRLNIRNAQFKDDARPLDEECDCYTCQNFTRAYLNHLFRAGEITINRLTSIHNIHYYLNLMTQSREAILEDRWDEFRAEFYKKREK; this is encoded by the coding sequence ATGCAATTTAAATTAGAAGCAACAAGAAACAAAGCTAGAGCAGCAACAATAACAACTGCACATAGTACTATCAAAACACCAGTATTTATGCCTGTTGGAACACAAGGTACTGTAAAAGCATTAGATGCAAATGATTTACTTTCAATGGGTGCAAAAATCATCCTTGGAAATACTTATCATTTATACTTAAGACCAGGAAGCCCACTAATTAAAAAAATGGGTGGATTACATGGTTTCTCAAAATTCCCTAATTCATTTTTAACAGATTCAGGAGGTTTCCAAGCCTTCTCTTTAAGTGATAACTCAAAACCAGATGCAAATGGTATTATGTTTAAATCACATATTGATGGAAGTAAACACTACTTTACACCAGAATCAGTATTAGATACTCAATACGAATTAGGTTCAGATATCATGATGATTTTAGATGATTTAGTAGCCTTACCAAATACTAAAGAGAGAATCAAAGAATCAATTGAAAGAACTACTGATTGGGCTAAAAAAGCTATTACTTATCATAAGTCACAACAAGAAAAAGGTATTGGTGTTGATCAAAATATCTTTGCCATTATTCAAGGTGGAACAGATAAAGAGTTTAGGGAAATTTCTGCTAAACAATTATGTGCCCTTGAAGATTATGATGGTTTTGCAATTGGTGGACTTTCAGTTGGTGAACCAAACCAAGATATGTATGAAACAGTTGAATGGACTACTCAGTTTATGCCAGAAGATAAACCAAGATACCTAATGGGTGTTGGTACTCCTGAGGATTTAATCGAAAATATTCATAGAGGTGTTGATATGTTTGATTGTGTAATGCCTACAAGAAATGCTAGAAATGGCACTTTATTCACATCTTTTGGTAGATTAAATATTAGAAATGCACAGTTCAAAGATGATGCTAGACCACTTGATGAAGAGTGTGATTGTTATACTTGTCAAAACTTTACAAGAGCATATTTAAATCACTTATTTAGAGCTGGGGAGATTACAATTAATAGATTAACTTCTATTCACAATATTCACTACTATTTAAATCTTATGACTCAATCAAGAGAAGCTATTTTAGAAGATAGATGGGATGAGTTTAGAGCAGAGTTTTATAAAAAAAGAGAGAAGTAA
- a CDS encoding COG3400 family protein, whose product MKKILIILDGIVAKKLMHRIVDANTGENAYDVIYMSDVILPVQKPSNFTFYKFDPTSKTKLAMVLDKNIHTEVLIALNSKDEMLSVIKNIREHKQNLQMNILDYWGINVEDPYVNVYKGIEVLANGMVERLPNIPVVAQNIGLKQGEIMEIRIPFGSSYAYRYIGSIEQKKWNIFALYRNQKLLTIKPTLVLKPNDIILVVGKPYVLMQVYNAIGKNQGQFPMPFGHNIYLYLDLYLQDDKSVKKAIQEAKFLNQRLKNQKLIVRVTRPTSVYIMEYIKDELRHFSSIVLRIDYGNKGFFKILKEDFRYFDIGMIMLTQEMFKDKEGIKDIMDFKIPIFKIGKEKLKSIKSTVVLLNDTHSYEQISPMVFDVASQIKTKTKIFDLDPIGEEEDKTNLLDHFENLSKIFNEKIEIISSNENPIRELKKEKNMLQILPLKAEMFKKRFSLKILYTNTDFISFDMNKYNQLLIPVVED is encoded by the coding sequence ATGAAAAAGATATTAATTATTTTAGATGGAATCGTTGCTAAGAAGTTAATGCACAGAATTGTAGATGCAAACACAGGTGAAAATGCCTATGATGTTATCTATATGAGTGATGTTATTTTACCTGTCCAAAAACCTTCTAACTTTACTTTTTATAAGTTTGATCCTACTTCAAAAACAAAACTTGCCATGGTACTGGATAAAAATATTCATACTGAAGTTTTAATTGCCTTAAACTCAAAAGATGAGATGTTAAGTGTTATTAAAAATATCAGAGAACATAAACAAAATTTACAAATGAATATTCTAGACTACTGGGGAATTAATGTTGAAGATCCTTATGTAAATGTATATAAAGGAATTGAAGTTTTAGCCAATGGTATGGTTGAGAGACTTCCTAATATTCCTGTTGTTGCACAAAATATTGGATTAAAACAGGGTGAAATTATGGAGATAAGAATTCCTTTTGGAAGTTCTTATGCTTACAGATATATAGGTTCTATTGAGCAAAAAAAATGGAATATTTTTGCTTTATATAGAAACCAAAAACTTCTAACAATCAAACCTACTTTAGTATTAAAACCAAATGATATTATTTTAGTTGTTGGAAAACCTTATGTTCTTATGCAAGTTTATAATGCAATTGGAAAGAATCAAGGTCAGTTTCCTATGCCATTTGGACACAATATTTATTTGTATTTAGATTTATATTTACAAGATGATAAAAGTGTAAAAAAAGCAATTCAAGAAGCAAAGTTTTTAAATCAAAGACTAAAGAACCAAAAACTAATTGTACGAGTTACTAGACCTACAAGTGTTTATATTATGGAATATATTAAAGATGAGTTAAGACACTTCTCTTCAATTGTTCTAAGAATTGATTATGGAAACAAAGGTTTCTTTAAAATTCTAAAAGAAGACTTTAGGTATTTCGATATTGGTATGATTATGCTAACGCAAGAAATGTTCAAAGACAAAGAAGGCATCAAAGATATTATGGATTTCAAAATCCCTATTTTCAAAATTGGAAAAGAGAAATTAAAATCTATAAAAAGTACTGTTGTTTTATTAAATGATACGCACTCTTATGAGCAAATATCTCCTATGGTATTTGATGTTGCCAGTCAAATTAAAACAAAAACAAAAATCTTTGATTTAGACCCAATAGGTGAAGAAGAAGATAAAACAAATTTATTAGATCACTTTGAAAATTTATCTAAAATATTCAATGAAAAAATAGAAATTATATCTAGTAATGAAAACCCAATTAGAGAGCTTAAAAAAGAGAAAAATATGCTACAGATCTTGCCTTTAAAAGCTGAGATGTTTAAGAAGAGATTCTCTTTAAAAATTCTTTATACAAATACAGATTTTATATCATTTGATATGAATAAATATAATCAACTATTAATTCCAGTAGTTGAAGACTAA
- a CDS encoding diguanylate cyclase: MTNNILDNLTILYVEDDEAIKKNTIITLELLNAIIIEASNGKEGLEKFHEHMDKIDIIITDLSMPIMNGLDMIEEIKKINDDVPTLITTAHQEVSYLKKAIELNVTSYILKPIDIRDIITTVAKAMEPIKLRQELIAKNEELIALNNSLEDKIKERTKELEKLASTDFLTGINNRRNFFKLSSENFENNQQNLYAVMIDIDKFKDINDKYGHNIGDEILKLTTSTINERLNENDIFGRLGGEEFAIVYESCDIGHIKKIEQIREDIENIKYDGISFTISLGLAKKEDFDKNIDALLSRADKALYDAKGSGRNKLIFRER; encoded by the coding sequence ATGACTAATAATATTTTAGATAACCTAACCATTTTATATGTTGAAGATGACGAAGCAATTAAAAAGAATACTATTATTACTTTAGAGTTATTAAACGCAATAATTATTGAGGCCTCTAATGGAAAAGAAGGTTTAGAAAAATTCCATGAACATATGGACAAAATAGATATTATCATTACAGATTTATCAATGCCTATTATGAATGGGCTAGATATGATAGAAGAGATTAAAAAAATCAATGATGATGTACCTACTCTTATTACAACAGCACATCAAGAAGTCTCTTATTTAAAAAAAGCCATTGAATTAAATGTTACTTCATATATTCTAAAACCTATTGATATAAGAGATATTATTACAACTGTTGCAAAAGCAATGGAACCTATTAAATTAAGACAAGAACTTATAGCTAAAAATGAAGAATTAATTGCCTTGAATAATTCACTTGAAGATAAAATAAAAGAAAGAACTAAAGAGTTAGAAAAATTAGCCTCAACTGATTTTCTAACAGGAATTAACAATAGAAGAAACTTTTTTAAATTATCAAGTGAGAATTTTGAAAATAATCAACAGAATTTATATGCGGTTATGATTGACATTGACAAGTTCAAAGATATAAATGACAAATATGGACATAATATTGGTGATGAAATTCTAAAACTAACTACAAGTACAATAAATGAAAGATTGAATGAAAATGATATTTTTGGAAGACTAGGTGGCGAAGAGTTCGCAATTGTATATGAAAGTTGCGATATAGGTCATATAAAAAAGATTGAACAAATTAGAGAAGATATAGAAAATATCAAATATGATGGTATTTCATTCACTATTAGTTTAGGTCTAGCAAAAAAAGAAGATTTTGATAAAAATATAGATGCTTTATTATCAAGAGCAGATAAAGCTTTATACGATGCAAAAGGTTCTGGAAGAAATAAACTAATCTTTAGGGAAAGATAG
- a CDS encoding ATP-binding protein, which produces MFNFRKNRLFRKIFWLLFFGITFVIVVFGFVGASIQKRAILELLHSEARSLAQTITFSTTNALITEDSSYLIEFNTQYLQNNTKVKNIIIAKSEKQYFDIKKDLWSFDNKISDVFKKMQKSEDVFDIIYSPNLKENVFHYTYPMEFSGIQWGWLHLSFDLKEYNQKIDSLYKQFFLLFVALVLLSFIISNYVAKKFTDPIIKLNETVSAITSENLDIKVDVESNDEIGELSSAFNDMISQLHSSQVRLKNSHENLEKRVDERTSELSHANERLSEKSNELSELNKNLDTKVKVEIEKRREQEQMLLHQSRLAAMGEMVGNIAHQWRQPLNALGIIIQNIQLSHKLNKLDEEFLAKSVNDSMDLTMMMSKTIDDFRNFFLPNKHEEFFFLDNSLNSSLELIDSTFKNYNIKVFIDIDKRLESKGFPNEFAQAILNVLSNAKDALIEKQIQEPKITVSLKKNNDMGIIVISDNAKGIDESIIPKIFDPYFTTKEQGKGTGIGLYMSKMIIEQNMKGRIFARNIKEGVEFVIEMPLYLENS; this is translated from the coding sequence ATGTTTAATTTTAGAAAAAATAGATTATTTAGAAAGATATTTTGGCTTCTATTCTTTGGAATTACTTTTGTAATTGTTGTATTTGGATTTGTAGGGGCTAGTATTCAAAAAAGAGCTATTTTAGAACTACTTCATTCAGAAGCTAGAAGTTTAGCTCAAACAATTACCTTTAGTACTACTAATGCTTTAATCACTGAAGATAGTTCTTATTTGATTGAATTTAATACACAATATTTACAAAATAATACAAAAGTTAAAAATATAATAATTGCAAAATCAGAAAAGCAATACTTTGATATCAAAAAAGACCTATGGAGTTTTGATAATAAGATTAGTGATGTATTTAAAAAGATGCAAAAAAGTGAAGATGTCTTTGATATTATCTATTCTCCAAATTTAAAAGAGAATGTTTTTCACTATACCTATCCTATGGAATTCTCTGGAATACAATGGGGTTGGTTACATCTTAGTTTTGATCTAAAAGAATATAATCAAAAAATTGATAGTTTGTATAAACAGTTTTTTTTACTATTTGTTGCTTTAGTTTTATTATCTTTTATTATTTCAAATTATGTTGCCAAGAAATTTACAGACCCAATTATTAAACTAAATGAAACAGTATCGGCAATTACCTCTGAGAATTTAGATATAAAAGTTGATGTGGAAAGTAATGATGAAATTGGTGAGTTGTCATCTGCTTTTAATGATATGATTTCTCAATTACATAGCTCTCAAGTACGGCTTAAGAACTCCCATGAGAACTTAGAAAAAAGAGTAGATGAAAGAACTTCAGAATTAAGTCATGCAAATGAAAGATTAAGTGAAAAATCTAATGAATTAAGTGAATTAAATAAAAACCTTGATACCAAAGTAAAAGTTGAAATTGAAAAAAGAAGAGAGCAAGAACAAATGCTTTTACACCAATCAAGATTAGCTGCTATGGGAGAAATGGTTGGTAATATTGCTCACCAATGGAGACAACCTCTAAATGCCCTTGGAATTATTATTCAGAATATTCAGTTATCACATAAATTGAATAAATTAGATGAAGAATTTTTAGCAAAATCAGTTAATGATTCTATGGATCTTACAATGATGATGTCTAAAACAATTGATGATTTTAGAAACTTTTTCTTACCTAATAAACATGAAGAGTTCTTCTTTTTAGATAATAGTTTGAATAGTTCTTTAGAGTTAATTGATTCAACATTTAAAAATTATAATATCAAAGTTTTTATTGATATAGATAAAAGATTAGAGTCAAAAGGTTTTCCAAATGAGTTTGCACAAGCTATATTAAATGTGCTTTCTAATGCAAAGGATGCCTTGATAGAAAAACAAATTCAAGAACCTAAAATTACAGTATCACTTAAAAAAAATAATGACATGGGAATAATAGTAATCTCTGATAATGCCAAAGGTATTGATGAATCAATTATACCTAAGATTTTTGACCCATATTTTACTACTAAAGAGCAGGGTAAAGGTACAGGAATAGGGCTTTATATGTCAAAAATGATTATTGAACAAAATATGAAAGGTAGAATCTTCGCAAGGAATATAAAAGAGGGTGTGGAGTTTGTAATTGAGATGCCTTTATACCTTGAAAATAGCTAG
- a CDS encoding TolC family protein codes for MKYLILIFLFITSLFSETKNITLDEAIVIASKNNKQNKISKIALEIAQVQYDKALSANYPALNAMILGQRANDDSYLEMKGSIDLPAGFPVTNLPIDTKVKLHGRDTVQGKLELVYPLYTGGKITSIINQAKLNKLLAANTIVRTNEEVVFDVKKYFYGYALTSQLVDIAKNTLDKMQYISQLTKDLYEHGESLNVKKTDYLSSRVTVSLIESIVAKLEANKILVESALINALGLPWDSKLNITFDKNNIIPLDYSLDTLVKSAYENNNDISKMDIILKISEEQIKEKKADFYPSVAFLADTSHTYNSYEYGVYNKNQEDKWHIGFAAKMSIFDGFKTTNNVKEKKLEKKKVYLLKEMLKDGIALQIKNEFTNSLIAYKQIQVLKKAKKVAKESRELNLRAYQIDAIEPKDMIHSQYVKSYVDADYLKYIHTYLVSLSKIEKILGKELK; via the coding sequence ATGAAATATTTAATACTTATATTCTTATTTATTACTTCATTATTTTCTGAAACTAAAAATATTACATTAGATGAAGCTATCGTTATTGCAAGCAAAAATAACAAACAAAATAAGATATCAAAAATAGCACTTGAAATTGCACAAGTACAATATGATAAAGCGCTAAGTGCGAATTACCCTGCATTAAATGCCATGATTCTTGGACAAAGAGCCAATGATGATAGTTATTTAGAAATGAAAGGTAGTATTGATTTACCTGCTGGTTTCCCTGTAACTAATTTACCAATTGATACTAAAGTAAAATTACATGGGAGAGATACAGTACAAGGAAAATTAGAATTAGTTTATCCTTTATACACTGGTGGCAAAATCACTTCTATAATTAATCAAGCAAAACTAAATAAATTACTTGCTGCCAATACAATAGTTAGAACAAATGAAGAGGTTGTATTTGATGTGAAAAAGTATTTTTATGGATATGCTTTAACTTCTCAATTAGTTGATATTGCTAAAAATACTTTAGATAAAATGCAGTATATCTCACAACTTACGAAAGATTTATATGAACATGGAGAATCCTTAAATGTTAAAAAAACAGATTACTTATCTTCAAGGGTAACTGTATCTTTAATAGAATCAATTGTGGCGAAACTAGAAGCGAATAAAATCTTAGTTGAATCTGCTTTAATTAATGCTCTTGGCTTACCTTGGGATAGTAAATTAAATATTACTTTTGATAAAAATAATATTATACCTTTGGATTATTCTTTAGATACTTTAGTAAAAAGTGCTTATGAGAATAATAATGATATTTCAAAAATGGATATTATTTTAAAAATATCAGAAGAACAAATAAAAGAAAAAAAAGCTGATTTTTACCCTAGTGTAGCTTTTTTAGCTGATACATCTCATACATATAATTCATATGAATATGGAGTTTATAATAAAAATCAAGAAGATAAATGGCATATAGGTTTTGCTGCTAAAATGTCAATATTTGATGGTTTTAAAACTACAAATAATGTAAAAGAAAAGAAACTTGAAAAGAAAAAAGTTTATTTATTAAAAGAGATGCTTAAAGATGGTATTGCTTTACAAATAAAAAATGAATTTACAAACTCACTAATTGCATATAAACAAATACAGGTTTTGAAAAAAGCCAAAAAAGTTGCTAAGGAAAGTAGAGAATTAAATTTAAGAGCTTATCAAATAGATGCTATTGAACCTAAAGATATGATTCATTCTCAATATGTAAAATCTTATGTTGATGCAGACTATTTAAAATACATTCATACTTATTTAGTATCACTTTCTAAAATAGAAAAAATCCTTGGAAAGGAATTGAAATAA
- a CDS encoding type II and III secretion system protein: MKTIFKILLALFVLTNLSFSNTLTNKNLYDKNISMAKGSFKVFEFEKMIMNIKVSDKESIEVDFLDDKDKPLQAIKVFSKKLGHGNILVTFIDSSSLHIDINITENLANIIEVAKILSPNLKIKQTNGKIILTGKVKDQKQKEKVLDLFAKAGVVLDKDLVDLATLQNPDKMVRVKLYAVEVNNNKGLDLKNNWFVSSKNYMEVVTKDGLYYNEDLDSTSNPNWNRVNAQRSKGVNDAIDGIMKNAVSLTGGLTGAANYLGKYFNAGLTLNYLKGNGVANILDETTLLTLENKKAEFHAGGTIYLKVQTTTDQGVPTTEVKSINYGLQLDITAKNIVNENFVSLDIVTKSTQIDWANKVDDIPSFKEKSIKTNVVIGNNSTIVLGGLVNSQNSKDVNKIPLLGDIPILGFLFTSKAFKEGKSELVFFITPEIVDANTNNQKTFLDEKTKFSKNFDFRFDDEKKADEKKKELEKQKTEKVLKVENKDEDNHQERVRQILGY, from the coding sequence ATGAAAACTATATTTAAAATATTATTGGCTTTATTTGTTTTGACAAATTTATCTTTTAGTAATACTTTGACTAATAAAAATTTATATGATAAAAATATCTCAATGGCAAAAGGTTCATTCAAAGTTTTTGAATTTGAGAAAATGATTATGAATATAAAAGTAAGTGATAAAGAGAGTATTGAAGTTGACTTCTTAGATGATAAAGATAAACCTCTTCAAGCTATAAAAGTCTTTTCAAAAAAATTAGGTCATGGAAATATCTTAGTTACATTTATTGATTCTAGTTCACTACATATTGATATTAATATTACTGAGAACTTAGCAAATATTATTGAAGTTGCAAAAATATTAAGTCCTAATCTAAAAATCAAACAAACAAATGGAAAAATTATACTTACTGGAAAAGTAAAAGATCAAAAACAAAAAGAGAAGGTCTTAGATTTATTTGCAAAAGCTGGAGTTGTATTAGATAAAGACTTAGTAGATTTAGCAACACTTCAAAACCCTGATAAAATGGTACGTGTGAAATTATATGCTGTTGAGGTGAACAATAATAAAGGTTTAGATTTAAAAAATAATTGGTTTGTTTCTAGTAAAAACTATATGGAAGTAGTTACAAAAGATGGTCTTTATTATAATGAAGATTTAGATTCAACATCAAATCCAAATTGGAATAGAGTAAATGCCCAAAGAAGTAAGGGTGTAAATGATGCAATTGATGGCATTATGAAAAATGCTGTATCTCTAACAGGTGGATTAACAGGAGCTGCGAATTATTTAGGAAAATACTTTAATGCAGGACTTACCCTAAATTATCTAAAAGGTAATGGTGTTGCTAATATTTTAGATGAAACTACACTTTTAACTTTGGAGAATAAAAAAGCTGAATTTCATGCTGGTGGAACGATTTATCTAAAGGTACAAACAACTACAGATCAAGGGGTTCCTACTACTGAAGTAAAAAGTATTAATTATGGATTACAATTAGATATAACAGCTAAAAATATAGTAAATGAAAACTTTGTGAGTTTAGATATTGTGACAAAATCTACACAAATTGATTGGGCAAATAAAGTTGATGATATTCCAAGTTTCAAAGAAAAATCAATTAAAACAAATGTTGTAATTGGAAATAACTCTACAATTGTTTTAGGTGGATTAGTAAACTCTCAGAATTCAAAAGATGTTAATAAAATACCTCTATTAGGTGATATTCCTATATTAGGATTTTTATTCACAAGTAAAGCTTTTAAAGAAGGGAAAAGTGAATTAGTATTTTTTATTACACCAGAAATTGTAGATGCAAACACTAATAATCAAAAAACTTTTTTAGATGAAAAAACTAAGTTTTCAAAAAACTTTGATTTTAGATTTGATGATGAGAAAAAAGCTGATGAAAAGAAAAAAGAGTTAGAAAAACAAAAAACAGAAAAAGTTTTAAAAGTTGAAAATAAAGATGAAGATAATCATCAAGAAAGAGTTAGACAGATATTAGGTTATTAA